A genomic stretch from Blastocatellia bacterium includes:
- a CDS encoding Uma2 family endonuclease, which produces MTTHATSYLVDAIAHMPAGGRLTLYDVSWEEYEQLLDELGDCALRISYFRGRLEIMSPTLRHERPKDLLLQLVTLLAIETDLTLETAGSTTFKDEQLQMGAEPDTCFYVKNAEQIIGKEEINLMTDPPPDVVVEIDIWSESVGKMEFYAAIGVPEFWRYRKSRLYIYHLSDEGYVEAPASRAFPLLTAEVLTRFLEQNKRDGQSATLRAFREWLRAAR; this is translated from the coding sequence ATGACGACGCATGCCACAAGCTATCTCGTTGATGCCATCGCGCACATGCCGGCGGGCGGCAGGCTGACCCTCTACGACGTTTCCTGGGAAGAGTACGAACAGCTTCTTGATGAATTAGGCGATTGTGCGCTCCGCATCAGCTACTTTCGCGGGAGGCTGGAGATAATGAGTCCAACATTGCGCCACGAGCGGCCTAAAGATTTGCTCTTACAACTGGTCACCCTACTTGCAATCGAGACGGATCTGACGCTGGAGACCGCCGGTTCGACGACTTTCAAAGATGAGCAGCTACAGATGGGCGCGGAGCCGGACACCTGTTTCTACGTCAAGAACGCCGAGCAGATCATCGGCAAAGAAGAGATCAACCTGATGACCGACCCGCCGCCCGATGTCGTCGTCGAGATTGACATCTGGAGCGAATCGGTCGGCAAGATGGAATTCTACGCCGCCATCGGCGTGCCCGAATTCTGGCGCTATCGCAAGAGCCGCCTTTACATCTATCACCTGTCCGATGAAGGCTACGTCGAAGCGCCCGCGAGCCGCGCCTTCCCGCTGCTCACCGCTGAAGTCCTGACGCGCTTCCTTGAGCAGAACAAGCGCGATGGACAGAGCGCCACCCTGCGCGCCTTTCGTGAATGGCTGCGCGCTGCCCGCTGA
- a CDS encoding threonine/serine dehydratase: MNPKPLKEVIRPTTIIEAPRLARHLGVELTIATETFQFTGSFKLRAAYNLAAKVSQQQIITASSGNYGQAMAYACRLLGKSCTIVMPATSARVKIDAVREFGGTVDLIDVREISRAARVADLAAANPDAYVASAYDDPLVIEGNASLGAELAGLAGQFDYVIAPVGGGGLTSGLIKGLREAASPVRVVGAEPLVANDAARSLRAGHIVANEREPQTIADGARTVSVGQHNWAILESGLAHIVEVPEANIRAGVRLLFGLANLKAEPTGALAIGALMTEPERFRDLRVYCVISGGNVDAEVYRQILAEP; this comes from the coding sequence ATGAACCCAAAGCCACTCAAAGAAGTCATTCGGCCAACGACGATCATCGAAGCGCCGCGCCTCGCCCGGCACCTGGGCGTCGAGCTGACGATTGCCACCGAGACTTTTCAATTCACCGGCAGCTTCAAGCTCCGCGCCGCGTATAACCTTGCGGCAAAAGTCAGCCAGCAGCAGATCATCACCGCCTCGTCGGGCAACTACGGGCAGGCGATGGCCTACGCCTGTCGCTTGCTCGGCAAATCATGCACGATTGTTATGCCGGCGACCTCTGCGCGGGTGAAGATTGATGCGGTGCGCGAATTCGGCGGCACGGTTGACCTGATAGACGTTCGCGAGATTAGCCGCGCAGCGCGCGTCGCTGATCTCGCAGCCGCGAACCCTGACGCCTATGTCGCCAGCGCCTATGACGACCCGCTGGTCATCGAAGGCAACGCCAGCCTGGGCGCGGAGCTGGCGGGGCTCGCGGGTCAGTTCGATTACGTCATCGCCCCGGTCGGCGGCGGCGGGCTGACTTCGGGGCTCATCAAAGGCTTGCGCGAGGCCGCAAGCCCTGTGCGGGTGGTCGGTGCCGAGCCGCTCGTGGCTAACGACGCCGCGCGCTCGCTGCGCGCCGGTCACATCGTCGCTAACGAGCGAGAGCCGCAGACAATTGCCGATGGCGCGCGCACGGTCAGCGTCGGCCAGCACAACTGGGCGATTCTAGAAAGCGGGTTGGCGCACATTGTCGAAGTGCCGGAAGCGAATATCCGCGCCGGCGTGCGGCTGCTGTTCGGACTGGCAAACCTCAAAGCCGAGCCGACGGGCGCGCTCGCCATCGGCGCGTTGATGACCGAGCCCGAAAGGTTCCGCGACCTTCGCGTCTACTGCGTCATCAGCGGCGGCAACGTTGACGCGGAAGTCTATCGCCAGATTCTGGCCGAGCCCTAG
- a CDS encoding succinate dehydrogenase/fumarate reductase iron-sulfur subunit: MNLTLRVWRQRNAADPGQFVEYQANQISEHMSFLEMLDVVNEGLIKAGQEPIAFDHDCREGICGTCGMVINGVAHGPLMATTTCQLHMRHFKDGDTITLEPWRAQSFPVIKDLVVDRSAFDRIIQAGGYISVATGGTPDGNSVPIAKPDADRAMDAAACIGCGACVAACKNASAMLFVAAKAAHLNTLPQGKVEKDRRVVNMVKAMDAEGFGNCTVIGSCEAVCPKEISLDFISQLNREYLRAFLRAKE; this comes from the coding sequence ATGAATCTAACGTTGCGAGTTTGGCGGCAGAGGAACGCCGCCGACCCCGGCCAGTTCGTCGAATATCAGGCGAATCAAATCTCCGAGCATATGTCTTTTCTGGAGATGCTCGATGTCGTCAACGAAGGCTTGATTAAAGCCGGGCAGGAGCCGATTGCTTTTGACCACGACTGCCGCGAAGGCATCTGCGGCACGTGCGGCATGGTCATCAACGGCGTGGCGCACGGGCCGTTGATGGCGACGACCACCTGCCAACTCCACATGCGCCATTTCAAAGACGGCGACACCATCACCCTTGAGCCGTGGCGGGCGCAGTCGTTCCCGGTCATCAAGGACCTGGTCGTAGACCGCTCGGCCTTTGACCGCATCATTCAAGCCGGTGGTTATATCTCGGTGGCGACCGGCGGCACCCCTGACGGTAACAGCGTTCCGATTGCGAAACCGGATGCCGACCGCGCGATGGATGCGGCGGCCTGCATCGGTTGCGGCGCCTGCGTCGCCGCCTGCAAGAACGCTTCGGCCATGCTGTTTGTCGCCGCCAAGGCCGCGCACCTGAATACATTGCCGCAGGGAAAAGTTGAGAAAGACCGCCGCGTCGTCAACATGGTGAAGGCGATGGATGCCGAAGGCTTCGGCAACTGCACGGTCATCGGCTCTTGCGAGGCGGTCTGTCCGAAAGAGATTTCGCTCGACTTCATCTCGCAGTTGAACCGCGAATACCTGCGCGCCTTCCTGCGCGCCAAAGAGTGA
- a CDS encoding fumarate reductase/succinate dehydrogenase flavoprotein subunit, with protein sequence MLTTTSLEYRVAVEALNGQPPKGALADKWTRYKDHIKLVNPANKRKFDIIVVGSGLAGGSAAATLSELGYNVKCFCYQDSPRRAHSIAAQGGINAAKNYRNDGDSVYRLFYDTIKGGDYRSREANVYRLAEVSVNIIDQCVAQGVPFAREYSGYLANRSFGGAQVSRTFYARGQTGQQLLLGAYQALSKQIGLGGVKMFPRTEMLELVVVDGHAKGIVVRDLVTGQISSHAADAVVLATGGYGNVFFLSTNAKGCNVTATYRAYKRGAFFANPCYTQIHPTCIPQSGDYQSKLTLMSESLRNDGRVWVPRRAGDARPPNEIAEEDRDYYLERKYPSYGNLAPRDISSRAAKQVCDEGRGVGPGGRGVYLDFRDAINRLGERVIRERYGNLFEMYERITGENAYRVPMRIYPAVHYTMGGLWVDYNLMSNIPGLFVIGEANFSDHGANRLGASALMQGLADGYFVLPYTIGNYFAGEKPAKPNTGSPEFLAAEDEVAARTRRLLAIQGRRTVTDFHRQFGKIMWDKCGMARNAAGLEEALEEIPALREEFWQNVAVLGDGNDLNQSLEYAGRVADFLEFGELLVLDALHRNESCGGHFREEFQTEDGEALRDDANYSYVAAWEYQGLHERPVLHKEPLEYEEVHFTQRSYK encoded by the coding sequence ATGCTGACTACCACATCACTCGAATACCGCGTCGCCGTCGAAGCGCTCAACGGCCAGCCGCCGAAAGGGGCGCTCGCCGACAAGTGGACGCGCTACAAAGATCACATCAAGCTGGTCAACCCGGCCAACAAGCGCAAGTTCGACATCATCGTCGTCGGCTCCGGGCTGGCGGGCGGGTCGGCGGCGGCGACGCTCTCGGAGCTCGGCTATAACGTCAAGTGCTTCTGCTACCAGGACAGCCCGCGCCGCGCCCACTCGATTGCGGCGCAGGGCGGCATCAACGCCGCGAAGAATTATCGCAACGACGGCGACTCGGTCTACCGCCTGTTCTATGACACGATCAAAGGCGGCGACTATCGCTCGCGCGAAGCCAACGTCTACCGGCTGGCGGAAGTCTCTGTCAACATCATCGATCAGTGTGTCGCGCAGGGCGTGCCGTTTGCCCGCGAGTACAGCGGCTATCTGGCGAATCGCTCGTTCGGCGGCGCGCAGGTGTCGCGCACCTTCTACGCGCGTGGCCAGACCGGCCAGCAGTTGTTGCTCGGTGCGTATCAAGCGCTGTCGAAACAGATCGGCCTCGGCGGCGTGAAGATGTTCCCGCGCACAGAGATGCTTGAGCTGGTCGTCGTCGACGGTCACGCCAAAGGCATCGTCGTGCGCGACCTGGTGACCGGGCAGATCAGCTCGCATGCCGCCGATGCGGTGGTGCTGGCGACGGGCGGTTACGGCAACGTCTTCTTTCTTTCGACCAACGCCAAGGGCTGCAACGTCACGGCGACGTATCGCGCCTACAAGCGCGGCGCTTTCTTTGCGAACCCGTGCTACACGCAGATTCACCCGACTTGCATTCCGCAGAGCGGCGACTATCAATCGAAGCTGACGTTGATGAGCGAAAGCCTGCGCAACGACGGGCGCGTCTGGGTGCCGCGCCGCGCGGGCGACGCCCGCCCGCCCAACGAGATTGCCGAAGAAGACCGCGATTACTATCTTGAGCGCAAGTATCCGAGCTATGGCAATCTTGCGCCGCGCGACATCTCTTCGCGCGCCGCCAAGCAGGTCTGCGACGAAGGGCGCGGCGTCGGCCCTGGCGGGCGCGGCGTCTATCTAGATTTCCGCGACGCCATCAATCGGCTCGGCGAGCGCGTCATCCGCGAACGCTACGGCAACCTGTTCGAGATGTACGAGCGCATCACCGGCGAGAACGCTTACCGCGTGCCGATGCGCATCTACCCGGCGGTGCATTACACGATGGGCGGCCTGTGGGTGGATTACAACCTGATGAGCAACATCCCCGGCCTGTTCGTCATCGGCGAGGCGAACTTCTCTGACCACGGCGCCAACCGCCTGGGGGCGAGCGCCTTGATGCAAGGGCTGGCCGATGGCTATTTCGTCTTGCCCTACACCATCGGCAATTACTTTGCCGGCGAAAAGCCCGCGAAGCCGAACACCGGCAGCCCCGAGTTTCTCGCCGCCGAAGACGAAGTCGCGGCGCGCACGCGGCGCTTGCTGGCGATTCAGGGCCGGCGCACGGTGACAGACTTCCACCGCCAGTTCGGCAAGATCATGTGGGACAAGTGCGGCATGGCGCGCAACGCCGCCGGACTCGAAGAAGCGCTCGAAGAGATTCCGGCCTTGCGCGAAGAGTTCTGGCAGAACGTCGCCGTGCTGGGCGACGGGAACGATCTGAACCAGTCGCTCGAATACGCCGGGCGGGTGGCTGACTTCTTAGAGTTCGGCGAGCTGCTGGTGCTCGACGCGCTGCACCGCAATGAAAGCTGCGGCGGCCACTTCCGCGAAGAGTTTCAGACCGAAGACGGCGAGGCGCTGCGCGACGACGCGAACTATTCTTACGTCGCCGCCTGGGAGTATCAGGGCTTGCACGAGCGCCCTGTGCTGCACAAAGAGCCGCTCGAATACGAAGAGGTTCACTTCACGCAGCGGAGTTATAAGTAA
- a CDS encoding succinate dehydrogenase cytochrome b subunit has translation MNILVRAYSSSLGKKYVMAITGLALFVFVIGHMAGNLQIYMGREAINGYAAFLKSKPGLLWTARVSLLAIVIMHITAALQLVSANSDARPTKYATGKPVAASYASRTIFVSGLVIFAFIIYHLMHFTLGVTNPEFMSLQDPADPLHHDVYGMMVRGFSNPWVSGFYILAMALLCLHLSHGVSSSLQSLGIRNRSNVAAIHRTARLAALVIFLGNISIPISVMAKWVR, from the coding sequence ATGAACATCCTGGTACGCGCTTACAGCTCTTCACTCGGCAAAAAGTACGTTATGGCCATCACCGGCCTGGCGCTTTTTGTTTTCGTCATCGGCCACATGGCCGGCAACCTGCAAATCTACATGGGCCGCGAAGCCATTAACGGCTACGCCGCGTTCCTGAAATCCAAGCCCGGTCTTCTGTGGACGGCGCGCGTCAGTCTGCTAGCCATCGTCATCATGCACATCACCGCGGCGCTGCAACTGGTATCGGCTAACAGCGATGCCCGGCCAACGAAATATGCGACGGGCAAGCCGGTCGCCGCCAGCTATGCGTCGCGGACGATCTTCGTCAGCGGCCTGGTCATATTCGCCTTCATCATCTATCACCTGATGCACTTCACGCTCGGCGTCACCAACCCTGAATTCATGAGCCTGCAAGACCCGGCTGATCCGCTGCACCACGATGTCTACGGCATGATGGTGCGCGGCTTCTCGAACCCCTGGGTGTCGGGCTTTTACATACTGGCGATGGCGCTGCTCTGCCTGCACCTGAGCCACGGCGTGTCGAGCTCGCTGCAATCGCTCGGCATCCGCAACCGCAGCAACGTCGCGGCCATCCACCGCACGGCGCGGCTGGCGGCGCTCGTCATCTTCCTTGGCAACATCTCGATTCCCATCTCGGTGATGGCGAAATGGGTCAGGTGA
- a CDS encoding YihY/virulence factor BrkB family protein has protein sequence MSMQMFGGLTLKELGRRTWRESNEDNVWGGAAQLGYYFLLALFPMLIFLFSLLGFLPDAQESIVKMLARVVPGQAMTLVYQFVQDVVEHRSGGLLSLGVLGTLWAASSGITAIMGTLNVAYDVEEGRPFWKVRLTALGLTAGLALLITGGAVLVMFADKFSQRLTEILGLGGFFTIASSVVGYALGLACVFIGIELIYYFGPNLKQQWRWITPGAVFAAAGIILGSLGFSLYMRIAPSNSATYGSLGAVITLLLWLYLLGLVLLIGGEINSEIEHATQKPQERKESEPELKAA, from the coding sequence ATGAGCATGCAAATGTTCGGCGGATTGACACTTAAAGAGCTGGGGCGGCGAACCTGGCGCGAGTCGAATGAAGACAACGTCTGGGGCGGCGCGGCGCAGCTCGGGTATTACTTCCTGCTGGCGCTCTTTCCGATGCTGATTTTCCTCTTCAGCTTGCTCGGCTTTCTGCCCGACGCGCAGGAGAGCATCGTTAAAATGCTGGCCCGTGTCGTTCCCGGCCAGGCCATGACACTGGTGTATCAATTCGTGCAAGATGTCGTCGAACATCGCAGCGGCGGGTTGTTAAGTCTCGGCGTGCTTGGCACGCTGTGGGCGGCATCGAGCGGGATTACGGCTATTATGGGAACGCTCAACGTCGCCTACGATGTCGAAGAGGGGCGGCCATTCTGGAAGGTGCGGCTCACCGCCCTCGGCCTGACCGCAGGGCTGGCGTTGCTGATCACGGGCGGCGCGGTGCTGGTTATGTTCGCCGACAAATTCAGCCAACGGCTGACGGAAATCCTCGGCCTTGGCGGGTTCTTCACCATCGCGTCGAGCGTTGTCGGTTACGCGCTCGGCCTGGCCTGTGTCTTCATCGGCATCGAGCTGATTTATTACTTCGGGCCGAACCTGAAACAGCAGTGGCGCTGGATCACGCCCGGCGCGGTCTTTGCCGCCGCAGGGATCATTCTCGGCTCGCTCGGCTTTTCGCTCTACATGCGTATCGCGCCAAGCAACAGCGCCACTTATGGCTCGCTCGGCGCCGTCATCACCTTGTTGCTCTGGCTCTACTTGCTGGGGCTGGTGCTGCTGATCGGCGGCGAGATCAATTCCGAGATCGAGCACGCCACCCAAAAACCGCAGGAGCGCAAAGAGTCGGAGCCGGAGCTCAAGGCGGCCTGA